The window AATGTACCACCAATGCATATGAGCTAGATCTTATTTAGAGTGGCTGTTTTGAGGGCATTAACTTTGGAATATTACATATAGAAATAACTTGGTGCTAATGATTGGCTTTCTTCACATTTGTAGTATTTATGGCTGAAGTAGGTTGCATTGGTTAAGAAAGGCTGCACCTTCTGTTATCAATGAGATTTTCAGTTAAATAAGCTTTTTAAGAGTACTGTGATTTCTAAGCTATTTATAGAATGTTAGGGGTTGAAACACAGATATTGTCTTCAGTTATTGACTTGAATGAACAATTGATACAGAAGtgttaataatgaataatgaaaaagcCAGTATTTTCAATAGCAACAGTGAATTATTTTCCTGTCATGTACAAAACAATGTTGAAATGACAAACATGAATAATATGTGAGAGTTTCAATACAAAAGATAATCTGATTTAATAATGCAGCATagtattagtatttatttttttaatatttaatgtattttcattgtCTAAAGTCAGTTTTACTGACCTGTTATTTTTTAACCTAATCTTTGGAATATTTATCATGTAATTTTCATttgcattaataaataaaactggcTTTTATAGTGTTGATTGTTTACCACAAAATGTACAAATATTGCATCTTTAGAAAGTGGTGTATCATCTCTCACTTGATTTCTCTGCTAGTAAATAGTAGTAGTATTAGCTAGTAGATAATGCTGCCTTACTGTAatggtattatttgttttacaccttttattttactgttgtgtATCCTTCATGTACATTAGAAGTTAACTATGCATCATCAAGTTTAATGATACTTCATTTTTGAAGACAGAATCACAAGATGTTATCTTTAACATACGTGGTGCATAAATCTGAGAATACTGGTGTATGTGGCTTTGATGTATTATCCTATGAATTTTTCTAAGTTATAGATAAATATAATCATGCTTTCTTTTAAAAAGTTGGTAAAGATAAGAAGTGtaaattatttactgttattttatattttaaaatttatttgaacatTCTAGTTGGTTTATCAACCCTGGAAGTGTGCATGTTCTCTTTTAGTTGTCCacagtttcttattttttgtgaCTGTATGCAAAATTAACTGAAGAAATCTTaagtacatttttaaaagttattaatctCTATGCTTCTGGCTAATACCTTTTGTGATgcagttatattaaaatttattgcaAGAGTCTAGTTGGTTTATCAAACTGTCTCAGCAGTTGAGGTTTACTCTTGTGAAAGGCAAATATGAtgctaaaaacaaaaatgtatttccaacttTAACTGCATTCTTCATATGTTACCAAGGTTTCAGTTTTGCACTCagctgtatttatatttaagattGAAGGTGAAAACATTGACTTCAATGCATTCTCATCCTCGATGCACAAGTACCCTATGGTGTTTTTCCCACTTTCGTTTAGAGCTACATCAAGGGATAATGCAGATGGTACAAACTAGAAGTTTTTATCCCatgtaaatgttattttgcaGTAATCGGTGAAGCATGCAATATTGAATTATAGTACACtgcattttaatgttttgtctGAATTTGAGCAGTAAATCAATATTTTCATTGCCTTTGTCCTATATGGATATTAGTAGGAAAGCTGTTTACTCTAGCAGCCAGTGAGAGACTGCAAAAAATTGTAAGCTGACCACCAGTTAAAATATATAGCATGTTATTGtgaatatatgttattcatttattcatGTTTCTTTCCTTTATCACctgaacttaaaattattttctgcagTATACTTCTTGTATGTACATTTTGCAGGTACTTCTAAACTTTTGAATATCAGTTTACATCTGTGCTACAGAATATTTGGAATAATAGTTAGAATTTGTTTGGAAATTTGTTCTTCAAAACACCATTGTTAgtaagaataataacaaaaagaaaatcagAAGAACAGTTTTTGTTCAGACATTTGGATGCAAACTTGGTAACTAGAAACAGTTTTTGCTTGTATGAGTTTAGGTATATATATGAAAGTTTTGGCATTTGTGTATCCCTTTAACCCAAAACTACAGTTTTCAGTTTCACatgatataattttgttatttaatatgaaTATCAAATATATGCATGTTTCATATTACAGTGCATATATTACAACACCAATTATCGGTAATTTTTGCAAGCATGTAAAGATAtagataatttctttaaaatatttctttcattttttattgtgaaaaattTTCATTCAGAATCAGATCTTAAGAAATGTGTGCAATGaacaatgaaatattcaaatatatgtttaataaaaactttatgaaaaaaatgttacatattgTCAAACCATTGTGTAAAATTTGCATAGTGCATGtattataaaaactgaaatgtcTACATTATGGTAGTGCTACTTATTACAATAATCATTATTCTGTTTGTATATTTGGCTTTAGTTTcagttaaatgtttgtatttttattgaaattttctaGGAAGGAAATGGACTTCTAGAACATAGTACACCTTTTTCAACACTTGGgttgataataataaatgaaatgtaaatgcAATGATGATGGATGATGCCCATTCTCCTGTGGTGACCACCAATTCTGGCAAAAGTGTTTTCATTGTGAATGATGGAACCTTGGCAACATCAGCTCCATTATTTACCCCCCAGAGTTCATGTGATGATGTATCTGATGCTAACCAGGATTTGTCACAGAGCACTTCAAGTGAACAAGGTGATATGATTTTAGACTCTCATCGTGAAACTAGTTCTGAAACTAGTTTTATAGCAGATAAACCTAGGCCAAAAATATCGGTGGAAAGAAGAACTGTATTATCTTCCTATAGATGTAGCTCCTCTACAGTAGAACCCCAAGATAGTGACATCAGTGGGTATGGCATAGAAAAGCCCTGTAACTCACCAAATTCTGCTTTTTTTCTACAGAAGGATGTAGAGCCAAGTGACTTATCGCATGTTTCTCATAGTTCTCCAGCAAAGGAGAGGTTGTTAAATCACACTGATGTTGAGAGAAAAAACCCTTTGTCACTTACAGTATCTTCTGACAATACTGGATCACAAAGTAAACATGAAAAAGATCTAAGTAATACTGCTTCTTTGCAGCTTTCTGATTCACATATTATTCTTTCATCCAACAGAGTAATAAGTAGACATAATCAGCTTCTTACACAAGATACTTCAAACCTCAGCAGCTTTCAGTCTCATGGCTCACAGGAAGCACCTGAAGTTATTGATGAATCATCATCAACATATTCTGGTAGTTCTAAATTGCAGAGATTGCCCCCTGTCTCAACAATTATACAACCACGATTTGCGTCCTTAGTAAAAAAAGGTTACAAGCCACCTTCTCTTGAATCTTCCAGTATTGACCTGTCACACACCCATGATCCTCATCATGCAGAAGCACTGTGTCTTTCAACTGTTAGTAGATCTGAAGCAGATGTCATTATGAACCCTATTTCACTGGTGGCTAACAAGAATGATACTGCAGGGCACTATTTTGGTGATTCAGTTGATTCACTTCAAACTTTGTCCACTTCATTTTCTGAAGCAGATGTTGTAGAATCAGCAGCTACATCTCGAGTTCCTTCACATTCAGCACCAGTTATCATGTCACTACCTGATTTTTCTAAAATACATAgtggaaatattttaatagcaaGTACTAAAGATCATGGTCTGCATATACCATCTTCTGTCAATAGGTTTCCACGAATGGATCATCGAGGGCCTTTGCTGTTTGATGATGATGGTCATCCCATTGTACTTCCCTCAACTAATCCTTTATTAACACCATTAGATTTGGGGACCACCACTTTGAGTATGGTTAGTTCTCGCATATCATCACAGACTGCTGGAAGAGAAGTTGGCCAAATGAATGTGTCATCTTCATCAACCAGATTAGCATTCTGTAAGCCAATATTAGGTGTTCCTACTGGTGTTATCACTGCAGTTGGACCAAGTCATTCCACCCCTATTTCAGCATCTGATGAAGCTGCTGAAATTCAAGAACATCGCCCTCCATCATTACTTTCACAAGAGGAAAATGTTAATATGTCTGATGCTTCTCCAAAATATGGGTCTGTGATTGAAGGGCGAGATTTTTCAGGAGTTCTTGGTAAAAGTGAGTCTGAAGATGATGAAACTGATGATATATCTGATGCTCCCAGTATAACACTAGCCTCCCCAATGCATGGGATATCCACATCTGCTTTGCCATCCATACTCTCTAGTCTAGCTTCACAGTCTTCTTACCTCTTGTCTAGCCTGGTTTCTTCTACTGCTTCTACATGCCCTTTGACGCTGACTAAAACATCTTCATTAAGTTCCACAACCACTACAAGTGTTCCACTGATTCATGGGATACAGCCTGGTCTATCAAGTTCACATTTATCATATGTATCACCATTTTTGTTGCCTGGGATTCTTCCTACCTCACTTTCTGGAACTTCTGTGAAACAGGAACCTCAAGAAGCAACTTCTCCAACAGTTACTTCAGCTAGCAGTCCACATTACTCAAGCTTTCCAACATTACCAAGTTTAATTTCTATTCTCAAACAGGAAGCTCCTACTGGAAGTACTGCTGGTTCTGGACCTTTACCACCATTTACTGTTGTTTCAGGATTGTCCTCTGTATCAAAACGAGCACTTTCTGGATTTGATTCAGAACAAGTTAACTTCCACCTTGGAGAGGTTTCTGTAAAGGAAGAACCATCTGGTAATACTGAAACTTCTCCTTCTGAAAGCCTTTCAACACCTGAGTCTCCAGTTTTACAAAATACCTCTAAACTTCAGGAACTCTCTGGTTTGCCAACAATACCACTTGCAGTGATTAGCACCAGTGCCCGAATAGAACATTCCTCTCCTTCTATAACACAAGCCACCACTGTGCCTTCTAACCAGATTACAGCATGCTATAGTCGCACTGCCACTGCAACTTCAAAAACCAATTCAACAAGTGCTATTGGGATGGCATCTACTTCCTTGGTTGGAGCCATATCAGGAAGGAAAGTAGAAATTGTAGACAAAAAGTGCTGTCAACTTTGCAAAGCTGGTAAACCTTGTAGCTTACATTCTGCCCAGTCTCACAATGTAACAAGTCAGTTAGTATCAGGACCACTTCTTTCTGGTGATCCAGCAAAACCCTTCCAGTGTAACTTGTGTGGAAAAAAACTAGCATCAAAAAATGTTTATCAGTTACATATGCGTTCACATTCTGGAGAAAAACCTTTCACTTGCAATCTTTGTGGTCATCATTTCTCTCAAAAAACCTCACTTACAAGGCATATGCGTTCTCACACTGGTGAACGCCCTTTTCCTTGTGAGGTGTGCGGAAAACGCTTTGCTGATAAGGAACGTACAAAAATACACATGCGTACCCACACAGGGGAAAAGCCATTTGCTTGTGAGATATGTGGTAAGTGCTTCTCACAGAAATCTACAGTGAAAAGACACATGAGTGTTCATACCGGTGAAAAACCCTTTACTTGTGAGACGTGTGGAAAAGGTTTTGCTAATAGGGGTAACTTAAATGCTCATAGCAAAACACATGTTAATAGTTTGAATACATAATTATCACATTTTGGTAGTGTACTAATGCATGAAATGTGGATGGGTTATTTCCATTTAGAGGTTTCCTCAGTGAAATTTTACTGAGTAAAGCATACTGAATGTCATTAAATTTTGTTCTTAAGCACCTTTGAGGTTACATCCCATTTCATGATCAAAAACAATTAATGATTTTTAGACTTTGAAAATCATCTTGACTAGAAACTATATTTGGAACACTAATCAATGTTGAGTTTTGCACATACAGTGGAACTGTAAGATCATTTTTTAGAGAATGGTTAAGTACAAACCTAATGGTTAATTACAAGAGGTGAtggttgaaaatgaaaataaatctggACAAGGTTTTAAGAGattttttaacagtttgatatttgtttgagaatttttttaataagaatattGTTATCAAATGATAAACTAGTATGCAAAAGAAAAGTATTTCATGTAAGAtgttatgaagtttgtttttggATGGATGAAATTCTCAAAAACCTGTGAATCTTAAAATGCTTTTTAAGAGAGGTAATATCCATTTGTTCTGAATTGAAAATCAGGATGGCTTGTTTTGAGAAACGGCTGCATGTTGCAAGGATTATTTAGTATGTAGTAATACATATACGTGAACTTTGTTATATATCATGCAGattctatatattttattcattggaGACTAAAGTCTTGCTTTATATTATAGACCATTTAAAGTTTATGTGAAAGTTATTACAGTGTTTATTTCCTTACAGACTGTACttcttttgttgattttttttatctttctcatCTGCCATTCCATGCATGTTAAATATTTAACCATTAAACCtgtttatttacatgtaatataagATGATGCATTGTAGTGTGCATTGGTAATGTGACGAAAAATCACCAGGCTAGTTTCAAGTATGTAATACCTTAATTTCAATGGCATGTTAAGAATCGTGGAGTCTCAACTGTTTAAAAGGAGCATTGTCAGAACTTATCAAAAAgctgttgtttttgtaaattatattattactgttcttTACAGTTACTACcttttattcttttgtaattagtttgtgaaaaacaatatttcaagaaTTCTAATATTTTGCAATACAAATTGGTAGATTGTTAGACATGGCTGTGCTAATACAATTAATGTTCTTACAGTGCCTCATGTTTTGCAATGTAGAAAATCACAAATTCTAAAAGATATAAGCACTagatatttcttgcatttattatgATGGTACCAAAACACAGTAAGTTAGCAAAAATTCAATGATGCACTTCAGTGGGAAGTAtaagataatgtttttttaaaattgttttcagtgtttgaaaattaatttttttgtcaaattatttcatgcttttatttcttacattctAGACAAGTATGATTGTTCTTTACAGATTTCCCAGGGtgcattttaagaaatatttattttatggttaaaGTCATCTGAAATTCTCACCCCCGAAAGCTGAAACTTGATTTAAAAATACAGGGAAAATTACTTAGCTCTTTGCTGGTTGgaaagtatttttgtgtttttttatattgcatTCAGGTATTTTAGTGTATTGAGCATAGCATTAAGAGAAGTAGATTTTCTTACAAATATGCTTAAAGGTGTTACTCAAacattcagttttgtttataatttcaggTAATGATTGAACAGAGACATATCCTGAATGTAGGTAGTTTTGCTATAAATTTGCAAAGTATCTTTCATACTCATTGCAACACTTAggtaataaattgaataataacatttacGATTCTTGAATAGAGATACATTGCAAGAAAATCACAAAAGACAACTTAAGTATacacaacattaaaattaatactgTGGGATATCATTATTAAACATTCTTCCTTGCTTATTTTGATGTCAAATCTTAAGCATAATCAGCAAGTAACAACTTTTAAGGTGTCAAATAAGCATGAGAATTATCAACAACTTACAACCTGCTTACCAACAaatttttactttgatatttaagaattttaaattgaGCTAATACAATGTATATTGgtgttttccaaatgtttttcAGTGATAACTCTGTAacccatttatttattttttgtgcaaCTTTCTTGCTGAAACATGCAATATTTGTTTGCTTTCTGAGTTT of the Tachypleus tridentatus isolate NWPU-2018 chromosome 13, ASM421037v1, whole genome shotgun sequence genome contains:
- the LOC143240729 gene encoding uncharacterized protein LOC143240729; protein product: MMMDDAHSPVVTTNSGKSVFIVNDGTLATSAPLFTPQSSCDDVSDANQDLSQSTSSEQGDMILDSHRETSSETSFIADKPRPKISVERRTVLSSYRCSSSTVEPQDSDISGYGIEKPCNSPNSAFFLQKDVEPSDLSHVSHSSPAKERLLNHTDVERKNPLSLTVSSDNTGSQSKHEKDLSNTASLQLSDSHIILSSNRVISRHNQLLTQDTSNLSSFQSHGSQEAPEVIDESSSTYSGSSKLQRLPPVSTIIQPRFASLVKKGYKPPSLESSSIDLSHTHDPHHAEALCLSTVSRSEADVIMNPISLVANKNDTAGHYFGDSVDSLQTLSTSFSEADVVESAATSRVPSHSAPVIMSLPDFSKIHSGNILIASTKDHGLHIPSSVNRFPRMDHRGPLLFDDDGHPIVLPSTNPLLTPLDLGTTTLSMVSSRISSQTAGREVGQMNVSSSSTRLAFCKPILGVPTGVITAVGPSHSTPISASDEAAEIQEHRPPSLLSQEENVNMSDASPKYGSVIEGRDFSGVLGKSESEDDETDDISDAPSITLASPMHGISTSALPSILSSLASQSSYLLSSLVSSTASTCPLTLTKTSSLSSTTTTSVPLIHGIQPGLSSSHLSYVSPFLLPGILPTSLSGTSVKQEPQEATSPTVTSASSPHYSSFPTLPSLISILKQEAPTGSTAGSGPLPPFTVVSGLSSVSKRALSGFDSEQVNFHLGEVSVKEEPSGNTETSPSESLSTPESPVLQNTSKLQELSGLPTIPLAVISTSARIEHSSPSITQATTVPSNQITACYSRTATATSKTNSTSAIGMASTSLVGAISGRKVEIVDKKCCQLCKAGKPCSLHSAQSHNVTSQLVSGPLLSGDPAKPFQCNLCGKKLASKNVYQLHMRSHSGEKPFTCNLCGHHFSQKTSLTRHMRSHTGERPFPCEVCGKRFADKERTKIHMRTHTGEKPFACEICGKCFSQKSTVKRHMSVHTGEKPFTCETCGKGFANRGNLNAHSKTHVNSLNT